One genomic segment of Danio rerio strain Tuebingen ecotype United States chromosome 11, GRCz12tu, whole genome shotgun sequence includes these proteins:
- the LOC141376556 gene encoding E3 ubiquitin-protein ligase RBBP6-like produces the protein MSCVHYRFQSRLTYDSLQFEGLNITVGELKRRIMRRERLKFCQLKISKAQTDEEYTDDDALIPKNTSVIIRRVPAAGLKSSNRRFVGHQAGPSAKSFQTGDSLLLSLEQLLKTENLAEAKASEEDKLKAVMYQSSLCYYSSR, from the exons atgtcttgtgttcattaCAGGtttcagagtcgactcacctacgactcgctccagtttgagggCCTCAACATCACTGTGGGAGAGCTGAAGCGGCGGATCATGAGGCgcgagaggctgaagttctgccagctgaagatcagcaaagcCCAAACTGATGAAG aatacacagatgatgatgctctcatccctaaaaacacatcggtcatcatcagacgggtcCCTGCGGCTGGACTGAAGTCCtccaacagaagatttgttgg acatcaagctggaccatCAGCTAAATCTTTTCAAACAGGTGATTCTttactcctctcactggagcagctgttgaag actgagaatctggctgaggcaaaggcatcagaggaggacaagctaaaagcggtgatgtaccagtccagtctgtgctactactccagcaggtga